The following DNA comes from Herpetosiphonaceae bacterium.
TCCTTAGATTCGCTGGAACTGGCTTGCTGATCTCCGCTGCCTTGGCAATGGTCGGCGCAATTGTGCTTGGCGGCGACATGCTCGGTCAATCGCGCAATACGTCTCGGTGCCTGATGGTTCTGCTCATGCTGCCGATTGCAGCCTACGATCTGATGGTCTGGCGCTGTCCACAGTGCAATCGCTATTTAGGAAAGCTGAGTGATCCCCAATTCTGCGCATCATGCGGCGCTCAACTGCGGTAGCTTCAGATCGAGATCTTTGTTCTCGCCTGCTCAGCCCCGCACCACGTACGACGCCGACAGCTCCGGCGGCTGGCGCAGCGTTTGATAGACCACGCAGTAGCGCTCGGTCAGCGCCAGCAGCGAGTCGAGCTGCTCCGGGCTGGCATCGGTGTCTAGCTCGAAGCGCAGCCGAATATTCTTGAGGCCGACCGGCACGTCTTTCGCCACGCCGAGGGTGCCCCGAAAATCCAGGTCGCCCTCTGCCGTCACCGTGCCGTCGCGCACCTCGACGCCGATCGCCGTCGACACCGCGCGCAGCGTCACGCCCGCGCACGCCACCAGCGCCTCCAGCAGCATATCCCCGGAGCAAGCCGCCAGACCGCTGCCGCCGGTCGCCGGGTGCAGGCCCGCCTCGACCAGCGCGCGGCCTGTCTCAAGGCGACAGGTAATGCCCTCGCCCAGCCGCCCGTGCGCCTTGAGCGTCACCAGCGCGCGCTCCGGCTCGGCGCGGTACTGGTGTTTGAGTGGCGCTTGCAGCGCGCGTAGCTCTTCTGCATTCATCTCAATCTCCTCGTGTGCATGATCAAACCATACAGCGATCATAGAAACGCCGGGGAAGTACCGGGGATACCACGCCCAAGGTGTAACTGCCGCTCGGTTCCCCGATGTTGCTTTGTGCTCCGCCCGGCCTGTCGGCGCATTACGCAGCCGCAGACCGCAGACCAGTCAATTTCCGCGCCAGCATTCGCTCGAAGGCAGCGGCCTGCTCAGGCGTTGCCAGCGCTCGCTTCGGCACGATCTGGAACATGTTTTTGTTGAACGAGTAGACCAGCAGATAGGCGTGCGGCGTTTCGATCACCCGTCCAAACATGCCCCAGTCGAAGGTCGACTCGGCGAATGGGGTGCTGACGACGATGCGCTCGTCGGTGACGTGCCAGGTGCTATCGGCGCGCAGCCGCTCATGGCGTTGGACCGCTCGCCCCAGCCACCAGGGCATGACCACGAACAAAAAGACAAGGTAGAGCAGCAGCGGTAGCGTGTAGATCACAAAAAAAAGGCCCGATGGTGTATCGAATACCATCCAGTTTGCCGCCATAAAGACCACCAGGATCACAAAAAAGATCCACGTGGTCTTTTGCCGGACATAGAAGACGCGAGCGGCGCGCTGGTAGTCGTCCTTGGTGAGGGCAAAGCGGAACTCAAGCGGCTGTGTCATATGCGTTCTCCTGCGGAGCGGCTCCACGCATCGGCGGCGATGCGCGCAGCGGCATACGGTCGACGGCCCTCTCCACCCTTATCCGACCGCGACAGCTCAAGTGTAGCAGAGATCTGCAAGCGACGGCGCAGAATCGGGCTTGACCTTCTCGCTCGCGCGTTCTACAATCCCCGCACACAAGGATACGAACGGTCCCGCTCATGATCGATCAGCTTGCGCCGACAGCCATCAGCCAGTTTATCCGGCTCGACGCCTGCCAGCGCTTCCTCTATTTTACGCTCCATCCCGATACAGCCCGCGAGATGCGCGAGCGCTACGGCGCGCGTCCGCGTCCGCTCTCGCCGCTGCTGCGGCAGGCCGGAGCGCAGTTCGAGCGCGAGGTCGTCGATACGCTGCGCGCCCGCTATCAGGTCGTCGATCTGGCGGATGGCGATACCGACGCGACGGTCGATGCGCTGCGGCAGGTTGGCCGCGAGCCGGTGATTCTGGCGCAGGCCGCGCTCGACGGCGAGATCGGCGCGTGGCGCTCTGCGGGACGGGCCGATCTGATCGAGGCGATCCGCGACAAACACGGGCGGCTGCATGTGCTGATCGCCGATGTCAAGGCCAGCCGCGAGGAGCGCCTGGAGCATCGCGTGCAGGTTGCGACGTACGCGCTGCTGCTGACCGATCTCTGCCGCCGGGCGGAGCTGCCGCTGATCCGCATCGTCGGCGCGATTGTGCATCGCACGCCGACCGGCGGCTTCACCACGCTGCACGATCCCGCGCTGCACTTCGAGCTGGGTCCGTACCAGACGCTAGTGCTGGATCTGATCGCCGGCGAGGATGGCGCGCTCAGTCGCGCGGCACAGGCCACGCTCGGCGATCTGCCCTTTGCGCTCAATGCCCTGTGCGACGGCTGCAAGTTTAGCTCGATCTGCCTGCCACATGCCGCAGAGCGCGCCGATCTGGCGCTGGTATCCGACATTAGCCGCGCCGTGCGCAGCGCGCTCTACGCCCACGAGATTCGCGATCTGTGGGCGCTGGCGGCGCTCAAGCAGCCCGACGCCGCCGGAAAATTGCAGCCCGCGCCGGAGCACGCCGATCGGATCGCGCTGCTGCTGCGCGACCCGGTGATCGCGCCGCACCTCGATCATTTGATCGCTCGGTCGCGGGCCGTGCTGCGCCGCCTCGACCCAACCCTGCGCGCGCCGTCGCGGCTGCCCGACTACCACGCCTCGTCGCTGCCCGATCCGGCGGCCCATCCCGATCTGCTTCAGCTTTTCCTCGATTTCCAGGCCGACGATGTCACGGGCGATCTGTATCTTGCATCGGCGCTGCTGCTCGGCGCTGCGGGCGAGCGCATGGTGACGCGCATGAGCGACGCGCCGCCGACGGCTGCGAGCGAGACGCTGCTGCTGCGCGCGTGGGCCAGCGATCTGGAAGCCGCGATCCGCGAGCTGGCAAGCAGCGATGCGCCGCCGCTGCATGTGCTGGTCTACGATCGTCGCGCGCAGCGGATCGCGCTTGAGGCGTGCGCCCGTCACGAGCAGCATCATGCGCTGCTGGGCGTGCTCGTGGCCTGGCTTCAGGAGCGTCCGCAGATCGAGCGCGCCACCTGTGCCCAGCTGCGCGAGGTGATCAGCCAGCAGCGCAACCTGCGCCTCACCTGCGACTCGCTCTACGCCGTCGCGACCGAGGTCTGGGACGAGCATGGCCGCTTCAGCTGGAAGACGCCCGACCACGACTTTACCAGGCTGTTTCGGGGCGGCCTGTTCGATAGCGTGCAGCGCTTCGTGCGCGACGCCGACGGCCTGCGCGTCGCGCCGATGCTGGCTCAGGAGAGCATCAGCCTCGAATCCGTCAGCCGCTTCAGCAGCCAGATCCCCAGCGAGTACGCCTACGCCGTCTGGAACGACGCGCCGAATCGGCCTACGCGCGCCGAGCTGCTGGCCTTTGCCGAGCATCGGCTGCGGGCGCTGGCGCATCTGGCGGGCGCGTCGCGTCGGCAGCGCAATCTCGACGTGCCGCTGCTGCCGCTCGATCAACTGCCGACCGCCGCAGGGCCGCGCGATCTGCGCAGCGCGCTGGTGGAGTTTCTGGAGCTTGAGCATGTCGCGGCGCTGGCCGAGCTGCTGGCCCATGTGCGGCTGCCGATCGCCCGCCGCGTGCTGACGGGCCGCACCGCGCTGCTTGAGGCCATCGCCGTGGAGCCTAAGGGCGATCCGCCGCTGGCGCGCTTCCGCTTCGCGGCTCATCCCGGCAGCGGCGCGGTCCCGCCGCGCTTCAAGGTGGGCGATTGGGCCGTGCTCAACGAGGCGATCGACGGCCTCAGCCCGTGGGAGATTATCAAGGGGCGGCTGGTGATCGTCAGCGCGATCGACGAGGAAACGATCGAGGTCGAGCTGACCGCGCTCAGCTCGGCGGGCCGCTTCAAGTTCCACCACGACTCGAAGCTGCACGTACAACTGCGCTGCCGCTACACGCTCGACGAGATGGCCGACGATCTGCTCGGCGACCGGGTGCTGCAAGCGCTCGATCATCTCGATACCAATCCGCTGGCGCGCTGGCTTCAGGCACCACAGAGCGTTGTCGCCGCCGCGCCGTTCGACGAGGCCACGCTGGTCGAGGCCGCCGACGCGCTGATCGCGCTGCACGCGCCCGCCGTGCCAACCGAGGCGCAGCGCGCGGTGATCGCGACGGGCGGGCTGCTTGCGCTGCGGCTGGTGCAGGGACCGCCGGGATCTGGCAAGTCGCGGACGCTGGGGCTGGCGGTGGTGGCGCGGCTGCTGGCGGCTGCGATGCAGGGCCGTGGCCTGCGTGTGGCCGTCACGGCCAAGACGCACAGCGCGGTCCAGGTGGCGCTCGATAGCATCGCCAGGGCATGGCAGACATGGAATGCCGCGCCGGGTTGTCCTCCGGGCCAGGCACCGCTGCTGCCGCTGGCCGATCTGCCGATCGTCAAGCTCGGCGGCAGCTCGATCGCGCCGCGCGCCAGGGGCGTGCGCTGGGCCGATCCGCGCAAAGGCGCGAAAGATCTCCGAGCGCTGATCGGCGGCGCTGTGGTGGTCGGGGGCACGCCCGGCGGCCTGGGCGCGCTGCTTGAGACGACGCAGCGCAAAGCGCGCTGGGAAGGGCTGTTCGATCTGCTGCTGATCGACGAGGCATCGCAGATGAGCCTGCCCGAAGGTCTGCTGGCGGCCAGCACGCTGCACGAGCGCGGCCAGATGATCGTCGTGGGCGATCATCGCCAGATGCCGCCGATCATCGTCCACGCCTGGGCCGAGGCGGTCGGCACGCTTGCCGCATGGTCGCCCGAACGCTCGCTCTTTAAGTGGCTGCTCGACGCCGCCGCGCCCTGTGTGGCGCTGGACGAGAGCTTCCGGCTGCACCGCGATCAGGCCCGGTTCTTGCACGAGACGATCTATCACGCC
Coding sequences within:
- a CDS encoding OsmC family protein produces the protein MNAEELRALQAPLKHQYRAEPERALVTLKAHGRLGEGITCRLETGRALVEAGLHPATGGSGLAACSGDMLLEALVACAGVTLRAVSTAIGVEVRDGTVTAEGDLDFRGTLGVAKDVPVGLKNIRLRFELDTDASPEQLDSLLALTERYCVVYQTLRQPPELSASYVVRG
- a CDS encoding YcxB family protein; the protein is MTQPLEFRFALTKDDYQRAARVFYVRQKTTWIFFVILVVFMAANWMVFDTPSGLFFVIYTLPLLLYLVFLFVVMPWWLGRAVQRHERLRADSTWHVTDERIVVSTPFAESTFDWGMFGRVIETPHAYLLVYSFNKNMFQIVPKRALATPEQAAAFERMLARKLTGLRSAAA
- a CDS encoding AAA domain-containing protein, which translates into the protein MIDQLAPTAISQFIRLDACQRFLYFTLHPDTAREMRERYGARPRPLSPLLRQAGAQFEREVVDTLRARYQVVDLADGDTDATVDALRQVGREPVILAQAALDGEIGAWRSAGRADLIEAIRDKHGRLHVLIADVKASREERLEHRVQVATYALLLTDLCRRAELPLIRIVGAIVHRTPTGGFTTLHDPALHFELGPYQTLVLDLIAGEDGALSRAAQATLGDLPFALNALCDGCKFSSICLPHAAERADLALVSDISRAVRSALYAHEIRDLWALAALKQPDAAGKLQPAPEHADRIALLLRDPVIAPHLDHLIARSRAVLRRLDPTLRAPSRLPDYHASSLPDPAAHPDLLQLFLDFQADDVTGDLYLASALLLGAAGERMVTRMSDAPPTAASETLLLRAWASDLEAAIRELASSDAPPLHVLVYDRRAQRIALEACARHEQHHALLGVLVAWLQERPQIERATCAQLREVISQQRNLRLTCDSLYAVATEVWDEHGRFSWKTPDHDFTRLFRGGLFDSVQRFVRDADGLRVAPMLAQESISLESVSRFSSQIPSEYAYAVWNDAPNRPTRAELLAFAEHRLRALAHLAGASRRQRNLDVPLLPLDQLPTAAGPRDLRSALVEFLELEHVAALAELLAHVRLPIARRVLTGRTALLEAIAVEPKGDPPLARFRFAAHPGSGAVPPRFKVGDWAVLNEAIDGLSPWEIIKGRLVIVSAIDEETIEVELTALSSAGRFKFHHDSKLHVQLRCRYTLDEMADDLLGDRVLQALDHLDTNPLARWLQAPQSVVAAAPFDEATLVEAADALIALHAPAVPTEAQRAVIATGGLLALRLVQGPPGSGKSRTLGLAVVARLLAAAMQGRGLRVAVTAKTHSAVQVALDSIARAWQTWNAAPGCPPGQAPLLPLADLPIVKLGGSSIAPRARGVRWADPRKGAKDLRALIGGAVVVGGTPGGLGALLETTQRKARWEGLFDLLLIDEASQMSLPEGLLAASTLHERGQMIVVGDHRQMPPIIVHAWAEAVGTLAAWSPERSLFKWLLDAAAPCVALDESFRLHRDQARFLHETIYHADGIVFHSRRTALLPPHRFADPLVAAALRWDVPLVVIQHTERGSRQSNALEAALVADLVRGCLQLGLDGRDGVGVVVPHRAQKAALRAQIPELADADSIDTVERFQGGERDVIIVACTASDPDYVSAEAEFLMDPQRLNVALSRARKKLIVVAAGTVFDALPIELPIFERATLWKRLRGYAAPHPLWRGTREGYTIQVMGPRTIA